CTTGGTGTAGATGAAGGTGAAGTGACCCTGAACGCTCGCTTTATTGATGACCTGGGCGCGGATTCGCTCGACACGGTCGAGTTAGTGATGCGTTTTGAAGAAGAATTCGATATTGAAATACCCGACGAAGACGCTGAAAAAATCACCAGTGTTCGTGACGCGGTTGATTATATTGGCAAGCACTCCAAGTAGTGCCAATTGAGGCGTGCCACTAAACGTTGGCGCACGCTTCTCGATTTGGAGGTGATACCTTGAACCGTCGTGTAGTAGTCACAGGTATCGGTTTGGTTTGCGGAGCAGGCAACACGAAGGAAGATGTATGGGCGACTTTGCTGGCGGGTAAAAGTCAGGTCGGTCCCATTACGCGATTTGACACTTCGGCTTTTCCTGTGCGCATTGCCAGTGAAGTGAAAAATTTTGATCCTCTGAAATTCGTTGAGAAAAAAGAGGTCAAAAAGATGGACGTGTTTATTCACTATGCAATTGCCGCAGCGCAAGAGGCGATGGATGATTCGGGATTGAAAATTAACACCGATAACGCCGCGCGGGTCGGAACCTATATCGGTTCAGGCATCGGCGGATTCGGAGTCATTGAACGCGAACACGAAAAATATCTCAAAGGCGGGCCCGGTCGTATCTCGCCCTTTTTTATTGTCGCGTCAATCGTCAATCTCGCATCCGGTCAGGTTTCCATTCGTTTTGGCGCAAAGGGACCGAACTCGGCAACCTGTACGGCTTGTTCATCGGGAGCACACGCCATTGGCGATAGCTTCAGAATTATTCAACGAGGCGATGCCGATGCCATGATTTGCGGCGGCGCGGAAGGCGCGATCACGCCGATGGGCGTTGGCGGATTCGCTTCGATGCGGGCATTGTCGGAACGCAACGCCGAGCCGGAACGCGCCAGCCGTCCGTTTGACGGCAACCGTGATGGCTTTGTGATTGGCGAAGGCGCGGGGATGTTGATTTTGGAAGAACTCGAACATGCGCGCGCGCGTGGCGCAAAGATTTATGCTGAACTGGTTGGTTACGGCATGACGTCTGACGCTTATCACATCACCCAACCTTGCGAAGATGGTGATGGCGCGATTCGTGTGATGCAAACCACCATCAAAGACGCCGGCATCGAACCCCAGCAAATCGGTTACATCAACGCCCACGGCACATCGACCTATTACAACGATAAAATTGAAACGATGGCAATCAAAAAAGTTTTCGGCGACGCCGCTTATTCGATTCCCATCAGTTCAACCAAATCGGTTATGGGGCATTTGCTCGGTGCGGCGGGCGGTGTGGAGGCGGGCGTCCTGGCGCTTGCCGTTCACAATCAAACTGCGCCGCCGACAACCAATTACGAACAGCCTGACCCGGAATGCGATCTCGATTATGTGCCGAACACGCCACGCAAAACCGACATCGCTTATGCGCTTTCCAACTCATTCGGTTTCGGGGGCACCAATGCCGCGCTCCTGATGAAGCGTTACCCCGAATAAATTCGCAGGCACTTGCGGGTATAACGCTCTGCCGACAGGCAGAGATTTCATTTTCGTTTACCGGCGGACAAAGATGCTGATGACTTAACCAAATCATCGGCATCATTGACCGCCTTTCAACGAGTAGATAAAGGCTTATTAAAAATCAAAGGGAAGAGTCATGAACATCGTTGTTTGTTTGAAACAGGTTCCGAAAAAGGATTCGATTTTACGCATTGCAGCGGATGGCAAATGGATTGATGACCGCGACCTCAGTTATGAAATGAGCGAAGCCGATTCTTACGCGCTGGAAGAAGCCTTGCGTCAAAAAGAGAAAATCGGCAGCGGTGAAGTCATCGTTATCGCCTTGGGTCCCGAACGGGTACGCCAGTCCATCAAAGAGGCGCTCGCGAAAGGCGCAGACCGCGCCATTCATCTGTTCGATGATACCTTCAATGCGGCGACTGATGCCGAAGGCGTCGCCACGGCGCTTGCCGCGGCTTTAAAGAATGAAAAGGTTGACCTCGTGCTCACAGGCTTGCAATCCGACGATTACGGTTTCGCGCAGGTCGGCTTGATTCTTGCCGAAAAAATGGGTCTTTCGAGCGCCACCATCGTTATGGAAGTGCAGCCTCATGGCGATAAAGTTCGCGTCAAACGCGAACTCGAAAGCGGCTGGTTCCAGTGGGTCACGATCCCAACGCCGGCGCTACTCACCATTCAATCGGGCATCAATCAACTGCGCTACGCGACCCTCAAAGGCATTATGGCAGCGAAGAAAAAAGAGCTTCGCGAAGTCAAAGCCGCTGACCTCGGTTTATCTGCCGATGATTTAAAAGCCCGTCAGACCATCGAAAAAGCCTATTTACCGGTGAAATCCAAACAGACGGAAATCATCGAAGGCAAACCGTCTGAGGCGGCTGCCAAGTTGGTCGAGAAACTGAAATTCGAGGCGAGAGTTTTATAGATTAGGATACGGGATACAGGATTCAGGATTCAGCTAAGCTCAAAATAACTGAATCCTGAATCCTGTATCCTGAATCCTGGAGGAAGGTAATGAGCGAAGGCATTTTACTTTTTATTGAACAACGCGATGGCGCTTTGAATCGCACATCGCTTGAAGCGCTGGTTGCCGCGCAAAAAATTGCCGCTGAGACCGGCGATAAAATTTCTGCGGTGGTTTTAGGTCAAGGCGTTGCCAATGTGGCAAGCGAATTTGCTACGCGCAAACTTGAAACCGTTTATACAGTCGAAGACGACAAGCTTGCGACCTATACGCCTGATGCTTATGTCGGCGCGTTAAAACAGGTCGTCGAAAAACTCAACCCGAAATTTGTGATGTTCAGCCACACCTACCGGGTGCGCGATTTCGCGCCGCGCCTTTCTGCCGTGCTTGGTAAATCGTTCGTCACCGATTGCATTGATTTTCGCGTTGAAGGCGGTGAAGTGGTTTTCATCCGTCAGATTTTTCAAGGCAAAATCAACACGGACGTTCGCCTGAGTGCCGATGCGCCGATTTTCGCTTCGTTTCAAGCGGGTTCCTATCGCGCCGATTTAGCCGAAGCCGGAAGCGCAAAGGTCGAAGCCTTGACGGTTGATTTATCGGGCGTTGAAGTGCGCACCATAACCGAAGCGCCGTTTCAGGAAGCCAAGGCTGCCGTTGACCTCACGCAAGCGCCGCTCATCGTGGCTGTCGGGCGCGGCATTAAAGAGAAAGACAACCTTAAAATTATCGAAGACCTCGCCGCCGCGATGGGCGCGGAGGTTGCCGCTTCGCGTCCGATTTGCGATAACGAATGGTTGCCGATGGACAGACAAATCGGCAGTTCCGGTCAAACCGTTGCGCCGAAACTTTATTTAGCAGTTGGCATATCGGGCGCGATTCAACACGTCGTCGGCATGAAAAATTCGCAGACCATCGTGGCGATTAACAAAGACGCCGAAGCGCCGATTTTCGACATCGCCGATTATGGCATCGTTGGTGATTTGTTCGAGATTGTTCCGGCGCTCACCGAAGAAGTGAAAAAAGCCAAAGGTTGATGACCGGACGACGAGTTCGTTGAAAAGTTCGCGGCAGCTTTGATTGGCGCATCTTTGGTGTGCGTTGACTTGTCAATGCACACTAAAGATGCGCCGAATTTTCCTCACCTCACTTAGAATTTACCTGCATAAATCGGCGGACGTTTTTTCGTCCAGGGACGTGCTGCTTCAAGTTCATAAGCCAGTTGCAAAAGCGTCGCTTCGCCACCACGCCAGGCGGCAAACTGACTGCCGATGGGCAAGCCAGTTGCCGTCCAGTAAAGCGGCACGGACATCGCCGTCGTCCCGGCTGCATTATGCAAAGGGGTGTAGCCAACCGTATCGAGCACACGACTCATCAAGGTGTTAAATTCCACAGTCGGGCTATGATGACCGAGTTTATAAGGCGGCAGGCGCAAAACCGGGGACAAAATCACATCATAACTTTGAAACATTTTTTCAAGCACTGTGGTTGCCGCAGTGAATTCTTGAATCGCTTTTTGCCAGCAATTTTGCACGCCGCGACGTTTTGCGAGTTCCGCAAGTCCCAACGTCCACGGTTCGAGGTAATCTTCAGGCTTGGCGTCTTTGCCGAACCACTCGGCGACCATCTTCTCGTATTCGACAGTGCCCGATGCCCAAAGTCCGATAAACCCGTCGATGAACGCTTCGCCATTGAGATCGAGTTTCGCTTCTTCAATTTTATGTCCGAGTCGGTCGCAGAGTTTCGCTGTAGAGGTGATGGCATTCTGCACTTCCGGGTCAGGCGCTTTACCGTTTAAAGCTTGCGTGACCAGGGCGATTTTCAAGCGTTTCTTTGATGGCGCGGAAACAAACCCGACCGCCGGTAAGTTGGCAATATTTTTATTTTCAACGACGCTTAAAAAAGCCGCTGTGTCGCGCACCGAACGACTCAGGCAGAGGTTGGACGAGATGTTTAAAACTTCCAAACCGCCGCCTCTTGAGGGACTGTTGCCGAGTTCTCGATTGCGCGAAGGCTTCAACCCGAACACGCCGCATTGACTTGCGGGAATGCGAATCGAGCCGCCGCCATCGCTGGCGTGCGCAAACGGCACGAACCCAGCCGCAACCGCTGCCGCCGTTCCGCCGCTCGACCCGCCCGTGGTGTAGGCAGGATTCCAGGGGTTGCGACTTGCGCCGTACAGAACCGGTTCCGTGGTGTCGATGAGTCCCATCTCCGGCGAACTCGTCACCCCTGTGATAATCATTCCCGCCTGCTCCATCGCCTCAACCAGAGGCGAACTGACTTTCGCAGCCTTACCGTTTTTCTCAATTAATCTGGCGAACATTCGCGAACCGTTGGTGATACTTGCGTCTTTGTAGGCGATGAGGTTTTTCAGCATCGTCGGCACCCCGGCAAACCTTCCCTCACCAGCGCCGCGACGCGCCCGGTCGCGGGCTTTTTCAATATCAAAGAGTTTTGGCAAGACGGCATTGAGTTTCGGATTGAGGCGCTCGACATGGCGTAGCGCGTCTTCGACGAGTTCAAGCGGTGAGACCTGTTTTTTGCGCACCAGTTCAGCCAGTCCCAGCCCGTCGAAACTCGCGAATTCCGAAAGTTTCAATTTGGTTTGAGCGGCGCTTGCCTTGACCACCAACAGCGAAGTGTTTGCCGCAGCCATTGAAAAGAGGGCGGCTTGTTTGATGAAGTCTCTGCGCGTTTTGTCCATACAAAATCCTTTTTAATTATTCGATTGATGTTTGGTGATTAAAATTTTTGCTCTGCTCTTGGTGAAGGGAGAATAGTCGTTTGTAATGCCGGTTGACAAGGCTACGGATTTATTTCCACTCAATTTCTACACTTTCATATTTTTCCGTGCCGAGATTTTTTAGAACATGACGCTTGAGGGGTTCGTGCCAGTTGAAGTCGCCGACCGCGAAACTTTTGGTTTTGGCTTTGCGGTTGTTGTTTTCAATTGCAAGTTCTCCACTGGTAACCGAAACGCTGAGGCGCGGCAAAACGTGCGCGTGCGCAGCGATGGTTTGACCGGGTTCGATGATGAGGCGATAGACGCGCACTCGTTCGTTTTCCAAAATCAGGGTGTGACCGGCGGTTTTTTCGAGAGCGGCTTCCTGCATTGCCGCTTTGGAAACTTTACCGAAAGGCGCGAGAATTTCCGCATCAATAAATCTGAGCGGGGTGTCGCCGACATTGGTGATGCGATGTGTATAGCCGCCTTTGGCAAAACTCGTCCTGCCGGTTTCCATCGTCGTGAAAACTGCCTCCCGTTGACCGACGGTTTCGGTTTTGAGTTTCCCGCCGCCGACATTCACCGGCACATTATCGAGGTCGTGCGTATGAAAGAGCGTGGCGTCGCCAATTTTCACCATTGCATCAATCACCCGCACATAGGGATTTTCAAACATCACTTTATGACGCGGTTCTTTCCCGACCGGCACCGATTGCTGCACAGGAATGAGCAAGCCGACAACGAATAAAAA
This genomic window from Acidobacteriota bacterium contains:
- the acpP gene encoding acyl carrier protein yields the protein MEGSVEERVKQIIVDELGVDEGEVTLNARFIDDLGADSLDTVELVMRFEEEFDIEIPDEDAEKITSVRDAVDYIGKHSK
- the fabF gene encoding beta-ketoacyl-ACP synthase II, whose amino-acid sequence is MNRRVVVTGIGLVCGAGNTKEDVWATLLAGKSQVGPITRFDTSAFPVRIASEVKNFDPLKFVEKKEVKKMDVFIHYAIAAAQEAMDDSGLKINTDNAARVGTYIGSGIGGFGVIEREHEKYLKGGPGRISPFFIVASIVNLASGQVSIRFGAKGPNSATCTACSSGAHAIGDSFRIIQRGDADAMICGGAEGAITPMGVGGFASMRALSERNAEPERASRPFDGNRDGFVIGEGAGMLILEELEHARARGAKIYAELVGYGMTSDAYHITQPCEDGDGAIRVMQTTIKDAGIEPQQIGYINAHGTSTYYNDKIETMAIKKVFGDAAYSIPISSTKSVMGHLLGAAGGVEAGVLALAVHNQTAPPTTNYEQPDPECDLDYVPNTPRKTDIAYALSNSFGFGGTNAALLMKRYPE
- a CDS encoding electron transfer flavoprotein subunit beta/FixA family protein; protein product: MNIVVCLKQVPKKDSILRIAADGKWIDDRDLSYEMSEADSYALEEALRQKEKIGSGEVIVIALGPERVRQSIKEALAKGADRAIHLFDDTFNAATDAEGVATALAAALKNEKVDLVLTGLQSDDYGFAQVGLILAEKMGLSSATIVMEVQPHGDKVRVKRELESGWFQWVTIPTPALLTIQSGINQLRYATLKGIMAAKKKELREVKAADLGLSADDLKARQTIEKAYLPVKSKQTEIIEGKPSEAAAKLVEKLKFEARVL
- a CDS encoding electron transfer flavoprotein subunit alpha/FixB family protein → MSEGILLFIEQRDGALNRTSLEALVAAQKIAAETGDKISAVVLGQGVANVASEFATRKLETVYTVEDDKLATYTPDAYVGALKQVVEKLNPKFVMFSHTYRVRDFAPRLSAVLGKSFVTDCIDFRVEGGEVVFIRQIFQGKINTDVRLSADAPIFASFQAGSYRADLAEAGSAKVEALTVDLSGVEVRTITEAPFQEAKAAVDLTQAPLIVAVGRGIKEKDNLKIIEDLAAAMGAEVAASRPICDNEWLPMDRQIGSSGQTVAPKLYLAVGISGAIQHVVGMKNSQTIVAINKDAEAPIFDIADYGIVGDLFEIVPALTEEVKKAKG
- a CDS encoding amidase family protein, which produces MDKTRRDFIKQAALFSMAAANTSLLVVKASAAQTKLKLSEFASFDGLGLAELVRKKQVSPLELVEDALRHVERLNPKLNAVLPKLFDIEKARDRARRGAGEGRFAGVPTMLKNLIAYKDASITNGSRMFARLIEKNGKAAKVSSPLVEAMEQAGMIITGVTSSPEMGLIDTTEPVLYGASRNPWNPAYTTGGSSGGTAAAVAAGFVPFAHASDGGGSIRIPASQCGVFGLKPSRNRELGNSPSRGGGLEVLNISSNLCLSRSVRDTAAFLSVVENKNIANLPAVGFVSAPSKKRLKIALVTQALNGKAPDPEVQNAITSTAKLCDRLGHKIEEAKLDLNGEAFIDGFIGLWASGTVEYEKMVAEWFGKDAKPEDYLEPWTLGLAELAKRRGVQNCWQKAIQEFTAATTVLEKMFQSYDVILSPVLRLPPYKLGHHSPTVEFNTLMSRVLDTVGYTPLHNAAGTTAMSVPLYWTATGLPIGSQFAAWRGGEATLLQLAYELEAARPWTKKRPPIYAGKF